Proteins co-encoded in one Christiangramia fulva genomic window:
- the htpG gene encoding molecular chaperone HtpG, with the protein MATGKINVSVENIFPLIKKFLYSDHEIFLRELISNATDATLKLKHLTRLGEANVEYGNPVIEVKVDKKKKTLRVIDHGIGMTQEEVEKYINEVAFSGAEEFLAKYKDSAKDSGIIGHFGLGFYSAFMVANKVEILTKSYKDEPAAHWVCEGTTEFTLTKGDKKEHGTEIILHINEDDKEFLEENRIEELLVKYNKFMPIPIKFGTREETLPLPEDAPEDAKPEKKTVDNIINNPEPAWTKQPTDLEEKDYKDFYRELYPMQFEEPLFHIHLNVDYPFNLTGILYFPRMTQDMNIQKDKIQLYQNQVFVTDNVEGIVPEFLTMLRGVIDSPDIPLNVSRSYLQADGAVKKISSYITRKVADKLKSLFNENREDFEKKWNDIKIVIEYGMLTEDKFFEKAEKFALYPTTEGEYFTFEELQEKIKDNQTDKDGNTVILYASNENEQHSYIQAAKDKGYTVLMLDSPIISHLLQKLETSKEKISFVRVDADHVDNLIKKDEEQISKLSDEEKEKLKADLEKVIPSEKYTIQLEAMDSNAAPLIITQPEFMRRMKEMQQTGGGGMFGMGNMPEMYNLVVNTNHELIHNILNTKTEKKQQRLIKQSLDLARLSQNLLKGEELTNFIKRSFEMVK; encoded by the coding sequence ATGGCAACCGGAAAAATAAATGTATCTGTAGAAAACATTTTTCCGCTCATCAAGAAGTTTTTATACAGTGACCATGAAATCTTCCTGAGAGAGCTTATATCTAATGCGACAGACGCTACCCTTAAACTTAAACACCTCACCCGCCTTGGAGAAGCCAATGTGGAATACGGCAATCCGGTCATTGAGGTAAAGGTCGATAAGAAAAAAAAGACCCTACGTGTCATCGACCACGGAATTGGGATGACCCAGGAAGAAGTTGAAAAATACATTAACGAAGTGGCCTTCTCCGGCGCTGAAGAATTCCTGGCCAAATACAAAGATTCAGCTAAAGACAGCGGTATAATTGGTCATTTTGGACTTGGTTTCTATTCTGCTTTTATGGTAGCCAATAAAGTTGAGATCCTTACCAAATCTTACAAAGATGAGCCTGCCGCCCATTGGGTTTGTGAAGGAACCACCGAATTTACTCTTACCAAAGGTGATAAAAAAGAGCATGGTACCGAGATCATTCTTCATATCAATGAAGATGACAAGGAATTTCTTGAAGAGAACAGAATTGAGGAATTACTGGTAAAATATAACAAGTTTATGCCAATTCCGATCAAATTCGGTACCCGTGAAGAAACACTACCACTTCCTGAGGATGCTCCCGAAGATGCTAAACCAGAGAAAAAGACGGTAGATAATATTATAAATAATCCTGAACCGGCCTGGACCAAGCAACCAACCGATCTTGAGGAAAAAGATTATAAGGATTTCTACCGCGAGCTCTACCCAATGCAGTTCGAAGAGCCGTTATTTCATATTCACCTGAATGTGGATTATCCGTTTAACCTTACCGGAATTCTCTATTTCCCAAGGATGACGCAGGATATGAATATTCAAAAGGATAAGATTCAGCTCTACCAAAACCAGGTTTTTGTGACCGATAATGTAGAAGGTATCGTACCTGAATTCCTTACCATGCTTCGCGGAGTGATCGATTCACCTGATATCCCACTGAACGTTTCCCGTTCTTACCTTCAGGCTGATGGCGCGGTGAAAAAGATCTCAAGCTATATCACCCGAAAAGTCGCCGATAAGCTGAAATCCCTTTTCAACGAGAACCGGGAAGATTTCGAGAAAAAATGGAATGATATTAAGATCGTGATCGAATATGGAATGCTTACCGAAGATAAATTCTTCGAAAAAGCTGAAAAATTTGCTCTTTATCCTACCACTGAAGGAGAGTACTTCACTTTTGAAGAACTTCAGGAAAAGATCAAAGACAACCAAACCGATAAAGACGGAAATACTGTTATTCTGTACGCTTCCAATGAAAATGAGCAGCACAGCTACATTCAGGCGGCAAAAGATAAAGGCTACACAGTTTTGATGCTGGATTCACCCATCATTTCCCACCTTCTTCAGAAGCTGGAAACTTCAAAAGAGAAAATCTCGTTTGTTCGTGTGGATGCCGATCACGTAGATAACCTCATCAAAAAGGACGAAGAACAGATCTCCAAACTTTCTGATGAAGAAAAAGAAAAACTGAAAGCCGATCTTGAAAAGGTGATCCCTTCAGAAAAATATACCATTCAGCTGGAAGCGATGGACAGCAATGCGGCTCCGTTGATAATTACCCAGCCGGAATTCATGCGCCGAATGAAGGAAATGCAGCAAACCGGCGGTGGAGGAATGTTTGGAATGGGTAATATGCCCGAAATGTACAATCTTGTAGTAAATACAAATCACGAGCTTATTCATAATATTCTGAACACAAAGACCGAGAAAAAACAGCAACGCCTGATCAAGCAATCACTTGACCTTGCGCGACTTTCTCAGAATTTGCTTAAAGGAGAAGAGCTCACCAACTTCATTAAGAGAAGTTTTGAAATGGTTAAATAA
- a CDS encoding TetR family transcriptional regulator C-terminal domain-containing protein, whose protein sequence is MAKSTGNSKVKKKPDAERLIELYMNDVLENEKTPKSVFKFAKDHGLEEQDFYKHFGSFEGLRKTIWEKFFENSVKVMEKSKEYASFSSREKLLTFFYTLFEVLTANRSYVLFVLSDENSTLKNLEQLKGLRKKMKSYAKGLVEEGNQNKSIKLLRQNEMIFSEGVWIQFLFLLKFWKDDNSAGFESTDVAIEKSVNTVFDVFDNTPLERIVDFGKFLWKEKMA, encoded by the coding sequence ATGGCGAAATCAACAGGAAATAGTAAGGTAAAGAAAAAGCCAGATGCAGAAAGGCTAATAGAGCTTTATATGAATGATGTTCTTGAAAATGAGAAAACGCCGAAAAGCGTTTTCAAATTTGCCAAAGATCATGGTTTGGAGGAGCAGGATTTCTATAAGCACTTCGGTAGTTTTGAAGGATTAAGAAAAACTATTTGGGAGAAGTTCTTTGAGAACTCGGTTAAAGTGATGGAAAAATCCAAAGAATATGCTTCTTTTTCCAGCCGTGAAAAACTTCTCACTTTCTTTTATACCCTTTTTGAAGTGCTTACCGCGAACCGGAGCTATGTATTGTTTGTGCTGAGTGATGAGAATAGTACTTTAAAGAATCTGGAGCAGTTAAAAGGCCTTCGTAAAAAAATGAAATCGTACGCAAAAGGCCTTGTAGAAGAAGGAAATCAGAATAAAAGCATCAAGCTTCTCAGGCAAAATGAGATGATCTTTTCTGAAGGAGTCTGGATACAGTTCCTGTTCCTTTTAAAATTCTGGAAAGACGATAATTCGGCTGGTTTTGAAAGCACAGATGTTGCTATCGAAAAATCGGTGAATACAGTTTTCGATGTTTTTGATAACACTCCGCTGGAGCGGATTGTCGATTTTGGCAAATTCCTTTGGAAAGAAAAGATGGCGTAA
- a CDS encoding ABC1 kinase family protein translates to MKTIDKIPTGKIGRTGKLVQTGVKIGGNYLKYYGKKTFNRDLTRDELDEDNASDIYDGLKSLKGSALKVAQMLSMEKNLMPSAYVEKFSLAQFSVPPLSAPLVRKTFKKYNGKYPEELYDTFATQSVNAASIGQVHKATKDGKKIAVKIQYPGVADSISSDLAMVKPIALKMFNLSAKDSEKYFQEVEGKLLEETDYILEVKQSKEISEACSHIPNLRFPKYYPELSSEKIISMDWMDGIHLSDFCRKNNDQKLANKVGQALWNFYMFQIHGLKQVHADPHPGNFLVDEQNNLIAIDFGCIKQIPDDFYDPYFSLTIKENLDNPSFFEQKLYELEILEEKDSEKEKEFFKELFHEMFSMFSTPFQSENFNFNDDNFWNHLSSLSERYSKDPELRKMNGNRGSRHFLYMSRTFFGLYNLLHDLKAEVNTKEFRVYL, encoded by the coding sequence ATGAAAACCATAGATAAAATACCAACAGGGAAGATTGGCCGGACAGGGAAACTTGTTCAAACCGGCGTGAAAATTGGCGGGAATTACCTGAAATATTATGGTAAAAAAACCTTTAACCGCGATCTTACCCGCGATGAGCTTGATGAAGATAATGCCAGTGATATATACGACGGCCTGAAAAGTTTGAAAGGTAGCGCCCTTAAGGTTGCGCAAATGTTGTCTATGGAAAAGAACCTGATGCCGTCGGCTTATGTTGAAAAATTCAGCCTGGCTCAATTCAGCGTTCCGCCATTGTCGGCACCGCTGGTGAGAAAAACCTTTAAGAAATATAACGGGAAATATCCCGAAGAACTGTACGATACGTTTGCAACCCAATCGGTTAACGCTGCCAGCATCGGTCAGGTGCATAAGGCGACGAAAGATGGGAAAAAAATTGCTGTGAAAATCCAATATCCGGGGGTTGCAGACAGTATCAGTTCAGATCTTGCCATGGTGAAGCCCATTGCGCTGAAGATGTTCAATCTTTCCGCAAAAGATTCTGAAAAATATTTCCAGGAGGTTGAAGGAAAATTACTTGAGGAAACCGATTATATTCTTGAAGTAAAGCAAAGCAAAGAAATTTCTGAAGCCTGTTCTCATATTCCAAATTTGAGGTTTCCGAAATATTATCCGGAGCTTTCCAGTGAAAAGATCATTTCGATGGACTGGATGGATGGAATTCATCTGAGCGATTTTTGCCGTAAAAATAATGACCAGAAATTGGCCAATAAGGTAGGGCAGGCGCTTTGGAATTTTTATATGTTCCAGATACATGGTTTGAAGCAGGTGCATGCCGATCCGCATCCAGGAAATTTCCTTGTAGATGAACAAAATAATCTGATAGCGATCGATTTTGGATGTATAAAACAGATCCCTGATGATTTTTATGATCCTTACTTTTCTTTAACGATTAAAGAGAATCTCGATAATCCAAGTTTCTTTGAACAGAAGCTGTATGAGCTTGAAATTCTGGAAGAAAAAGATTCAGAAAAAGAAAAAGAATTTTTTAAAGAGTTGTTCCATGAAATGTTCAGCATGTTCTCAACGCCCTTTCAATCTGAAAATTTCAATTTTAACGATGATAATTTCTGGAACCATCTTAGCAGTTTAAGCGAGCGGTATTCCAAAGATCCTGAACTTCGAAAAATGAATGGAAACCGGGGAAGCAGGCATTTTCTCTATATGAGCAGAACCTTTTTTGGCCTCTATAATCTGCTGCATGATTTAAAAGCTGAAGTAAATACTAAAGAGTTTAGAGTGTATCTCTAA
- a CDS encoding EF-hand domain-containing protein — translation MKGFNGFLLTMCLLVISISYSQNFEKYDADGDGKWNSDEFTSYYKNGFNDWDTNRNNKIDEREFFETTFDQSDIDDDGYVKDTEWNDGINNSYGDYADTADFDRFDKDGDGKLDTQEWKQGFTDSGWFQNYDTDQNGYIDTKELNDGLFQAFDADGSGYLDEDEYNDHEDFFDNW, via the coding sequence ATGAAAGGATTTAATGGATTTTTATTGACGATGTGTTTGTTGGTAATTTCAATAAGTTATTCACAAAACTTTGAAAAGTACGATGCAGATGGGGACGGAAAATGGAATTCCGATGAATTCACTTCCTATTACAAAAATGGTTTTAATGACTGGGATACCAATCGTAACAATAAAATAGATGAAAGAGAATTCTTTGAAACAACTTTTGATCAGTCTGATATCGATGACGATGGTTATGTAAAAGATACTGAATGGAATGATGGTATCAATAATAGTTACGGCGATTATGCCGATACCGCCGATTTTGACCGTTTTGATAAAGATGGAGATGGCAAGCTAGATACGCAGGAATGGAAACAGGGCTTTACAGATTCCGGTTGGTTCCAAAATTATGACACTGACCAAAATGGGTATATTGACACGAAGGAATTAAATGACGGCCTTTTCCAAGCATTTGATGCAGATGGCAGTGGTTATTTAGATGAAGATGAATACAATGACCATGAAGACTTTTTTGATAACTGGTAA
- a CDS encoding 3-oxoacyl-ACP synthase III family protein, with protein MYQSKIAGLGKYVPENVVTNDDLSKMMDTSDEWITERTGIKERRHIKKGDGNSTAVMGYKAAQIAIQKAGISKDDIDLIVFATLSPDYYFPGCGVQVQEMLDIDTCPALDVRNQCSGFIYGLSVADQFIKTGMYKTVLLIGSENHSGGLDFTNRGRSVSVIFGDGAGAAVLTRSDHVSQGILSTHLHSEGKHSLELSLKGPSTNYWVPEIIKDNPQGDDIPYYPYMNGQFVFKNAVQRFSEVINEGLKANGLEVKDIDMLIPHQANLRISQFIQQKFRLSDDQVYNNIQRYGNTTAASIPIALTEAVEEGKIREGDIVVLAAFGSGFTWGSAIIEW; from the coding sequence ATGTATCAGTCAAAAATTGCCGGCCTTGGTAAATATGTCCCTGAAAATGTGGTCACCAACGATGATCTTTCAAAAATGATGGATACCAGTGATGAGTGGATCACCGAAAGAACGGGCATCAAAGAACGCAGGCATATTAAAAAAGGAGATGGTAATTCTACTGCGGTGATGGGCTATAAAGCCGCGCAGATCGCCATACAAAAAGCAGGAATTTCTAAAGATGACATTGATCTTATAGTTTTCGCAACTTTAAGCCCTGATTATTATTTCCCCGGCTGCGGTGTTCAGGTCCAGGAAATGCTTGATATTGATACCTGTCCCGCTCTGGATGTACGGAACCAGTGCAGCGGATTCATTTATGGCCTTTCGGTTGCTGATCAGTTCATTAAAACGGGAATGTATAAAACGGTTCTTCTTATAGGAAGTGAAAATCATAGTGGAGGACTGGATTTTACAAATAGGGGAAGATCGGTTTCAGTTATTTTTGGAGATGGAGCCGGAGCAGCCGTACTTACCCGAAGCGACCATGTGAGCCAGGGAATCCTTTCCACACATCTTCATTCGGAAGGGAAACACTCTCTGGAGCTTTCGCTAAAAGGACCCAGTACAAATTATTGGGTTCCCGAAATTATCAAAGACAATCCACAGGGTGATGATATTCCATATTATCCTTATATGAACGGGCAGTTCGTATTCAAGAATGCGGTACAGCGTTTTTCTGAAGTCATCAATGAAGGTTTAAAAGCCAACGGCCTTGAGGTCAAAGATATCGATATGCTTATTCCGCATCAGGCGAATTTGCGAATTTCACAGTTCATTCAGCAAAAATTCCGGTTAAGCGATGACCAGGTTTATAATAATATCCAACGGTACGGAAATACTACAGCGGCGTCGATACCTATTGCATTAACTGAAGCCGTGGAAGAGGGAAAGATCAGGGAAGGTGATATTGTTGTCCTGGCAGCCTTTGGAAGTGGCTTTACCTGGGGAAGTGCTATTATTGAATGGTAA
- a CDS encoding putative signal transducing protein translates to MSILEDNYRHVYTGAGTNVQYLQELFEKAGIESRVRDDFESGLRAGFGGGLPGQVQLFVHRNDFEEAEIIARGTFPKDFKNGE, encoded by the coding sequence ATGAGTATTTTGGAAGATAATTATCGACATGTTTACACGGGCGCCGGAACAAATGTGCAGTACCTACAGGAATTATTTGAAAAAGCCGGGATTGAATCACGAGTACGAGATGATTTTGAATCTGGATTAAGAGCCGGTTTTGGTGGAGGATTACCGGGGCAGGTGCAGCTGTTCGTTCACCGTAACGATTTTGAAGAAGCTGAAATAATAGCTCGTGGCACTTTTCCAAAAGATTTTAAAAATGGAGAATAA
- a CDS encoding fasciclin domain-containing protein, translating into MKKMRIFTFMSIFFLSAAAVVAQSEKENTKMVGGAEMYPSKTIVENAMNSKDHTTLVAAVKAADLVKILQSPGPFTVFAPTNEAFEALPKGTVEDLLKPENKMKLETILTYHVLPGEYTAADIVKAIKKANGKATFKTVSGDELSAMMDGDNVILKDSSGNTATVTIADVEQSNGVIHVIDTVLIPAK; encoded by the coding sequence ATGAAAAAGATGAGAATTTTCACCTTTATGAGCATTTTCTTTTTAAGCGCTGCGGCTGTTGTTGCCCAATCTGAAAAGGAAAATACTAAAATGGTGGGCGGCGCTGAAATGTATCCGTCAAAAACGATTGTTGAAAATGCCATGAATTCGAAAGATCATACTACCCTTGTGGCGGCAGTAAAAGCAGCCGATTTGGTGAAGATCCTTCAAAGTCCCGGCCCATTTACTGTTTTTGCACCTACGAATGAAGCTTTTGAAGCACTTCCGAAGGGCACGGTTGAAGATCTGCTGAAACCGGAAAACAAAATGAAACTGGAAACTATTCTTACGTATCACGTACTTCCCGGCGAATATACGGCAGCCGATATTGTAAAAGCAATTAAAAAAGCTAATGGAAAAGCCACTTTTAAAACGGTGAGTGGTGATGAACTTTCTGCAATGATGGACGGTGATAATGTAATTTTAAAAGATTCCAGCGGAAATACTGCAACTGTTACCATTGCCGATGTAGAACAATCGAATGGGGTGATCCATGTAATCGATACGGTGCTGATTCCGGCGAAGTAA
- a CDS encoding DUF4136 domain-containing protein → MKILKIYLPLLFAGLILYSCGSGALTSKDDRKKLKSYNSYAFLPDNDTIMSRNFDNEHIQEVIIETINANMREQGYVLDKTYPDVLIKVHPMFDEKVAVNANPVYTNYPYYRPGFYIGPYYKDYMYDNYFTIQRIDGPRIKQIPYRQGSIVIDFIDRRTNEILWRGTSDKSIGSRRMDRDIRDYIDDIFKDFP, encoded by the coding sequence ATGAAAATTTTAAAGATTTATCTGCCGCTTTTATTTGCCGGCCTTATTCTTTATTCCTGCGGTTCTGGAGCTCTGACTTCAAAAGATGACCGCAAAAAATTAAAATCTTACAACAGTTATGCTTTCCTGCCAGACAATGATACCATCATGAGCAGGAATTTTGATAATGAACATATTCAGGAAGTTATTATTGAAACCATCAATGCGAACATGAGGGAGCAGGGTTATGTTTTAGATAAGACCTATCCCGATGTTCTCATTAAGGTTCATCCCATGTTTGATGAAAAGGTGGCTGTAAACGCAAATCCCGTTTATACCAATTATCCTTATTATCGCCCCGGATTTTATATTGGGCCTTATTATAAAGATTATATGTATGATAATTATTTTACCATTCAACGAATTGACGGGCCAAGAATAAAGCAGATCCCTTACAGGCAGGGGTCTATTGTGATCGATTTTATTGACCGGCGTACCAATGAAATTCTCTGGCGCGGTACTTCAGATAAGTCTATCGGCAGCCGAAGAATGGACCGTGATATCAGGGATTATATAGATGATATTTTTAAGGACTTTCCTTAG
- the pheT gene encoding phenylalanine--tRNA ligase subunit beta, producing the protein MKISYNWLKQFIKLPDNAEETGKLLTDLGLEVEGITSFQSIKGGLEGVVVGHVLSCSEHPNADKLQLTKVNLGNGEEVQIVCGAPNIAAGQKVPVATVGTTLFDEKGEAWDIRKSKIRGEISHGMICSEKELGLGQSHEGIMVMDNSLAPGTPVAKIFDVENDEVFEIGLTPNRADAMSHWGVARDLKAGYQQKGKSLELITPSVSSFHVDNRSLKIPIKVESSNLAPRYCGVSLSNVKVGESPKWLKNRLKAIGIIPKNNVVDATNYVMHELGQPLHAFDAGKIAGNEINVKTLKSGTKFITLDGVERELHEEDLMICDAEKPLCIAGVFGGLTSGVTENTTQVFLESAYFNPVSIRKTAKRHGLNTDASFRFERGIDPNAVEYALKRAALLIKEIAGADVTSDIDDLYPKKIEDFQVFLTFEKVNNLIGENLQEETIKAILASLEIRVNNVSETGMGLTIPSYRVDVQRESDVIEEILRVYGYNNIKFGEKLSLSVANSSKFEDYKLQNIIANQLVGQGFYESMSNSLSSPFYSSLSENLKEEYEVKMLNPLSQELSVLRQTLLFSGLESIAYNINRKRNSIKIFEFGKTYHSYVSGREENKHLSVFISGLRAAERWNSSAEKENFFYLKGIIQAIFEKLGIPDLKSKMVKNDVFSEGLQINSAKAKLAEFGVVKKSILKKFDIEQEVLYADLNWDEILEIAKEQKPTYASISKYPAMRRDFALLLDKNVTYEEIENIALQTEKKLLKGVDLFDVYEGKNLPEGKKSYAVSFIFQDEKKTLTDKQVDKMMKKLQQRFEKELKAELR; encoded by the coding sequence ATGAAGATTTCATACAACTGGCTTAAACAATTTATCAAGCTCCCGGACAATGCTGAAGAAACCGGAAAACTTTTAACAGACCTTGGCCTTGAAGTAGAAGGAATTACAAGCTTCCAAAGTATAAAAGGTGGCCTTGAAGGCGTGGTCGTGGGCCATGTGCTTAGCTGCAGCGAGCACCCTAATGCTGATAAGCTACAACTTACAAAGGTTAACCTAGGCAATGGGGAAGAAGTACAGATCGTTTGCGGAGCACCAAATATCGCTGCAGGACAAAAAGTACCGGTAGCCACTGTTGGTACAACCCTCTTTGACGAAAAAGGTGAAGCCTGGGATATCAGAAAAAGTAAAATTCGCGGTGAAATAAGCCATGGAATGATCTGTTCAGAAAAAGAACTTGGACTGGGGCAGAGCCATGAGGGAATTATGGTGATGGATAACAGCCTCGCTCCCGGAACACCCGTAGCCAAAATATTTGATGTTGAAAATGATGAAGTTTTCGAGATCGGTCTTACTCCTAACCGTGCCGATGCGATGAGCCACTGGGGGGTGGCGCGCGATCTAAAAGCCGGATATCAGCAAAAGGGGAAAAGCCTGGAACTTATCACTCCTTCGGTAAGCAGCTTTCATGTGGACAATCGCAGCCTGAAAATTCCTATAAAAGTTGAAAGTTCTAACCTCGCGCCAAGGTATTGTGGTGTAAGTCTTTCTAATGTAAAAGTTGGTGAATCTCCAAAATGGTTAAAAAACCGACTTAAAGCCATAGGGATCATCCCTAAAAATAACGTGGTCGACGCTACCAATTATGTAATGCATGAGCTGGGGCAACCACTTCACGCTTTCGATGCGGGGAAAATAGCCGGGAATGAGATCAATGTGAAAACTTTGAAAAGCGGCACTAAATTTATCACTCTGGACGGTGTGGAACGCGAGCTTCATGAAGAAGACCTGATGATCTGTGATGCCGAAAAACCTTTGTGCATAGCAGGAGTTTTTGGAGGTTTAACTAGTGGAGTGACTGAAAATACCACGCAGGTTTTCCTGGAAAGTGCCTATTTCAATCCGGTGAGCATTCGAAAAACTGCCAAAAGGCACGGCCTGAATACCGATGCGTCCTTTAGGTTTGAACGCGGAATCGATCCAAATGCCGTGGAATATGCCCTTAAACGTGCCGCCTTACTGATCAAAGAAATTGCCGGTGCCGATGTCACCAGCGATATCGATGACCTTTATCCAAAAAAGATCGAAGATTTCCAGGTTTTCCTCACCTTTGAAAAGGTAAATAATCTTATCGGTGAAAATCTTCAGGAAGAAACTATAAAAGCTATTCTCGCTTCTTTGGAAATCAGGGTCAACAATGTTTCAGAAACCGGCATGGGCCTTACCATTCCTTCTTATCGTGTGGACGTGCAGCGGGAATCTGATGTTATCGAGGAAATTCTCAGGGTATATGGTTATAATAATATCAAATTTGGAGAAAAGCTCAGTCTTTCTGTTGCGAATTCATCAAAATTCGAAGATTATAAACTCCAGAATATTATTGCGAACCAGCTGGTGGGACAGGGATTTTACGAAAGTATGTCTAATTCGCTTAGCTCCCCATTCTACTCCAGCCTCAGCGAAAACCTGAAAGAAGAATATGAAGTTAAGATGTTGAATCCACTTAGCCAGGAACTTTCTGTATTAAGGCAAACTTTGCTTTTTTCGGGGCTCGAGAGTATCGCCTACAACATTAACAGGAAACGCAACAGTATAAAAATATTTGAGTTTGGAAAAACTTATCATTCTTACGTTAGCGGAAGAGAAGAAAACAAACATCTTTCAGTATTTATAAGTGGACTGAGAGCTGCAGAACGCTGGAATTCTTCTGCTGAAAAAGAAAATTTCTTTTATCTGAAAGGGATTATCCAGGCAATTTTCGAAAAACTGGGAATTCCCGATTTAAAGTCGAAAATGGTAAAAAATGATGTTTTTTCAGAAGGCCTTCAAATAAATTCCGCGAAAGCGAAACTGGCGGAATTCGGAGTGGTGAAAAAATCAATTCTGAAGAAATTTGATATCGAACAGGAAGTTCTTTACGCCGATCTTAACTGGGACGAAATCCTGGAAATAGCCAAAGAACAAAAGCCTACTTACGCTTCAATATCGAAATATCCGGCTATGCGCAGGGATTTTGCCCTATTGCTCGATAAGAATGTCACTTATGAGGAGATCGAGAATATTGCGCTTCAAACAGAGAAAAAACTACTAAAAGGTGTGGATCTCTTTGACGTGTATGAAGGGAAAAATCTTCCGGAAGGCAAAAAAAGTTACGCGGTAAGTTTTATTTTTCAGGATGAGAAAAAAACACTCACCGATAAACAGGTGGACAAAATGATGAAAAAGCTTCAGCAAAGATTTGAAAAAGAATTAAAGGCTGAACTTCGATAA
- a CDS encoding tetratricopeptide repeat protein: MRSLNIKPLLIGFLLIFFIFEGYSQDTPEMSMEKKLYQEYKSKGVDKALKMYDKSDMKGNEYTFMSEPLNQLGYQIMLQDKDLDAAEKIFMAQIEEYPNQANPYDSYGDLLLQKGNKEKARQNFEKAVKLAADIKDPAMKERLLYASKPKLAKLNGAGNKLDFLEGTWNVKDYNFQDGNRNLTEEATVTFSKENSILKAVRHDKSGEYQGTRIIAYDAVDDEYDMVYLRDGVSGIEPSTLKMENSSPDKVVMTEKYTSDDGKEFTVKHIIKPQGNEINWEIVDLTDGADKKVAEMVFNKQ, from the coding sequence ATGAGATCACTAAACATCAAACCACTGCTGATAGGCTTTTTGCTTATCTTTTTTATTTTTGAAGGCTATTCACAGGACACTCCTGAAATGAGCATGGAGAAAAAACTCTACCAGGAGTATAAGTCTAAAGGAGTTGATAAAGCTCTGAAAATGTACGACAAAAGCGATATGAAAGGCAATGAGTACACCTTTATGAGCGAACCTCTTAACCAGCTTGGTTACCAGATCATGCTGCAGGATAAAGACCTTGACGCTGCTGAAAAGATCTTTATGGCACAGATAGAAGAATATCCTAACCAGGCAAATCCTTACGATTCTTATGGCGACCTGCTATTACAGAAAGGCAATAAGGAAAAAGCAAGGCAAAATTTTGAAAAAGCCGTTAAACTAGCCGCTGACATTAAAGACCCGGCTATGAAGGAAAGACTGCTGTATGCATCTAAACCCAAACTGGCGAAACTTAACGGAGCAGGCAATAAGCTCGATTTTCTTGAAGGCACCTGGAACGTAAAAGATTACAATTTTCAGGATGGAAATAGAAATTTGACGGAGGAAGCTACGGTTACCTTCTCTAAAGAAAATTCGATTCTTAAAGCCGTTAGGCACGATAAGTCAGGAGAATATCAGGGCACCAGGATCATAGCCTACGATGCCGTGGATGACGAATACGATATGGTTTATTTAAGGGACGGTGTATCGGGAATTGAACCTTCCACCTTGAAAATGGAAAATTCTTCTCCTGATAAAGTTGTAATGACCGAAAAATACACCTCCGATGATGGTAAAGAGTTTACCGTCAAACACATTATTAAACCGCAGGGAAATGAGATCAACTGGGAAATAGTAGATCTTACTGATGGAGCAGATAAAAAGGTAGCTGAAATGGTTTTTAATAAACAATAA